A genomic window from Struthio camelus isolate bStrCam1 chromosome 2, bStrCam1.hap1, whole genome shotgun sequence includes:
- the ADNP2 gene encoding activity-dependent neuroprotector homeobox protein 2 isoform X1 produces MFQIPVQNLDNIRKARKKVKGILVDIGLDSCRELLKNLKSFDPGEKYFCNTSWSDVSPWESVGKRKRYRTKPYCCSLCKFSSKLLTSFKNHLHRYHEDEMDQELVVPCPKCAFASDPKIVGKHIRMFHSSNKRIQNYTVSILDGMKQFRSDIINFTCLKCHFTDTLYYNMKKHVLMNHFQNLISTYFGQRPDESEENSVEHYCKKCNASANSQDSLMYHVLTAETHRDLENKLRSVISEHIKKPGLVKQMHIAPKPPPAMAVAAPSLGPATATAGSITAPACIHLAFPQNNQSQTVVQAKAVQNTVRSLAVPSASGSLPHATSAPVVTASHVTLVSSNLPVGQNSVNIQPSPSQPIIVSHRLPLNQPVGAGAISLNHSVGTLNRTVAPAVLPLNQPVRPGLFPINQPIGTINSPVAAGPLPIAQPVSPVNQPVAPGVLPVNRPVAPGVLSVNRSLGNVNRPIGPRVLPVAQTVASGVLQLNQPVASGVVPVRQPVRPGFLQLNQPVAPGVIPVNQPVRPAVSQNTAFLTAGPILRQLIPTGKQVNGIPTYTLAPVSVTLPVPPGGGVATVTPPQMPIQLMQSGTVAQLSQSPASAPSPPVVVTAQNVSLQASPPGPETSQAIKQAKQWKTCPVCNELFPSNVYQVHMEVAHKHGEIKMEENLEPDKLAACAPFLRWMTEKTVRCFSCKCFLCEEELMKHLLMHGLACLFCTLTFHDLKSLVEHNKITHNGKKKLHADYSNRGFQLDNDAQGDLVFPHFDFSTVLPKEDIGEKEVHLAVLAGVNSRTLVPVYIKVKPQTVEVNNRCNKKVLTCPFCFGTFVSKEAYEMHLKERHHIMPTVHTILKSPAFKCIHCCGVYTGNMTLTAIAVHLLRCRSAPKDSNSSVKMQLERTEKKELLFVNGEKHDSVMLKRKQSDTCFVAEDQRNKEQQPQTLSTGIALSPERELNSGVVPFKRQKTNTRTEMKKLYSSEDLRILAVDPKQYEHNSCEAQNQFLTDYFNRRPYPTKKEMELLSSLLYASKIDIASFFGKRRNICLKAIKKHKPSVLLGFSVSELKNIKHRLNLKDEPLNM; encoded by the coding sequence agaTACAGAACAAAGCCGTACTGCTGTAGCTTATGCAAGTTCTCTTCAAAATTGCTTACTTCATTCAAGAATCACTTGCATCGTTACCATGAAGATGAAATGGACCAAGAGTTGGTGGTTCCTTGCCCAAAATGTGCATTTGCTTCTGATCCCAAAATAGTGGGAAAACATATCCGGATGTTTCATTCATCTAATAAGAGAATACAGAACTATACAGTCAGCATTTTGGATGGCATGAAACAATTCAGGAGTGACATCATAAACTTTACGTGTCTAAAATGTCACTTTACAGACACATTGTATTACAATATGAAGAAACATGTGCTGATGAACCATTTTCAGAACTTAATAAGCACCTATTTTGGCCAGAGACCTGATGAAAGTGAAGAGAATTCTGTTGAGCACTACTGTAAAAAGTGCAATGCTTCTGCAAACAGCCAAGATTCTTTAATGTATCATGTCTTGACAGCTGAAACCCACAGAGACCTGGAGAACAAACTTCGGTCTGTGATTTCGGAACACATTAAGAAACCAGGACTTGTGAAACAAATGCATATTGCTCCGAAGCCTCCCCCAGCTATGGCTGTGGCTGCTCCTTCTTTAGGGCCGGCCACTGCCACAGCGGGTTCCATTACCGCTCCGGCTTGCATCCACCTTGCCTTTCCACAGAATAATCAAAGCCAGACCGTAGTGCAGGCAAAAGCAGTTCAAAACACAGTCAGATCACTGGCTGTTCCAAGTGCCTCTGGTAGCCTTCCACATGCAACTTCTGCTCCAGTTGTTACTGCGTCACATGTTACACTTGTATCTAGTAATCTTCCTGTAGGTCAGAATAGTGTTAATATTCAGCCGTCACCATCGCAGCCTATCATCGTTTCCCATAGACTCCCTCTTAACCAGCCTGTTGGGGCTGGGGCTATTTCTCTTAATCATTCTGTTGGGACCCTAAATAGAACGGTGGCCCCTGCAGTTCTTCCGCTTAATCAGCCTGTCAGGCCTGGGCTCTTTCCTATTAATCAGCCTATTGGTACTATAAATAGTCCAGTTGCAGCTGGACCTCTCCCTATTGCTCAGCCTGTTAGCCCTGTAAATCAACCAGTTGCACCAGGAGTCCTCCCTGTAAATCGACCAGTTGCACCAGGAGTTCTCTCTGTGAACCGATCGCTTGGGAATGTGAATAGACCCATTGGTCCCAGAGTCCTTCCTGTGGCCCAGACGGTTGCATCAGGGGTTCTCCAGCTTAATCAGCCTGTTGCATCTGGTGTTGTTCCTGTAAGACAGCCTGTCAGGCCTGGGTTTCTTCAGCTTAATCAGCCTGTTGCTCCAGGAGTTATCCCTGTAAATCAGCCAGTTAGACCTGCTGTTTCTCAGAACACAGCTTTTTTGACTGCAGGCCCTATACTTAGACAGTTGATTCCAACTGGTAAGCAGGTTAATGGGATACCTACGTACACGCTTGCTCCGGTTTCAGTTACTTTGCCTGTACCTCCCGGTGGTGGCGTAGCGACTGTTACACCACCGCAAATGCCCATCCAGCTGATGCAGTCTGGGACGGTAGCGCAATTATCTCAGTCACCAGCTAGTGCACCCTCTCCTCCAGTGGTTGTAACAGCTCAGAATGTATCTTTACAGGCTTCCCCACCTGGTCCGGAAACAAGTCAGGCTATCAAACAGGCCAAGCAGTGGAAGACTTGTCCTGTTTGCAATGAGCTTTTCCCATCAAATGTCTACCAGGTGCACATGGAGGTGGCTCACAAACATGGTGAAATCAAAATGGAGGAAAACTTGGAACCTGACAAACTTGCAGCTTGCGCACCCTTTTTAAGGTGGATGACAGAAAAGACTGTCCGGTGTTTCTCTTGTAAATGTTTTCTGTGTGAGGAAGAGCTTATGAAACATCTCTTGATGCATGGTTTAGCTTGCTTGTTTTGCACACTTACTTTCCATGACTTAAAAAGCCTTGTGGAGCACAATAAAATTACACAcaatgggaaaaagaaattacatgCAGATTACAGCAACAGAGGATTTCAACTAGATAATGATGCTCAGGGCGACCTTGTATTTCCACACTTTGATTTTAGCACAGTGTTACCAAAAGAAGACATTGGTGAGAAAGAAGTACATCTGGCAGTGCTTGCTGGAGTAAATTCAAGGACGCTTGTCCCTGTTTACATCAAAGTGAAACCTCAGACAGTGGAAGTGAACAATAGATGCAACAAAAAAGTGTTAACGTGTCCTTTTTGTTTTGGTACCTTTGTTAGTAAAGAAGCCTatgaaatgcatttgaaagagaGGCATCATATAATGCCAACTGTACATACAATTTTAAAGTCCCCTGCTTTCAAGTGCATCCACTGCTGTGGAGTGTACACTGGAAATATGACTCTGACAGCTATTGCTGTACATTTGCTCCGTTGTAGAAGTGCTCCCAAAGACAGCAACTCAAGTGTGAAGATGCAGCTTGAGCGCACCGAGAAGAAAGAGCTACTGTTTGTGAATGGTGAAAAGCACGATTCTGTgatgcttaaaagaaaacaatcgGATACCTGCTTTGTTGCAGAAGACCAAAGGAATAAAGAACAGCAGCCTCAAACCTTAAGTACTGGCATAGCTCTATCTCCAGAAAGAGAACTGAATTCAGGGGTAGTGCCTTTCAAACGACAAAAGACTAATACTAGGACTGAGATGAAGAAACTTTATTCTAGTGAGGATCTTCGCATTCTAGCAGTAGATCCTAAACAGTATGAACACAATTCGTGTGAGGCTCAAAACCAGTTTTTGACAGATTACTTTAACAGGAGGCCATATCCTACTAAAAAAGAGATGGAATTGCTATCTTCACTGCTGTATGCATCGAAAATTGATATTGCATCCTTCTttggaaaaaggaggaatatATGCTTAAAGGCgataaaaaaacacaaaccatcTGTGCTGCTGGGTTTCAGTGTGTCTGAACTAAAAAATATTAAGCACCGTTTGAATTTAAAAGATGAACCATTAAATATGTAA
- the ADNP2 gene encoding activity-dependent neuroprotector homeobox protein 2 isoform X2, giving the protein MNLKSFDPGEKYFCNTSWSDVSPWESVGKRKRYRTKPYCCSLCKFSSKLLTSFKNHLHRYHEDEMDQELVVPCPKCAFASDPKIVGKHIRMFHSSNKRIQNYTVSILDGMKQFRSDIINFTCLKCHFTDTLYYNMKKHVLMNHFQNLISTYFGQRPDESEENSVEHYCKKCNASANSQDSLMYHVLTAETHRDLENKLRSVISEHIKKPGLVKQMHIAPKPPPAMAVAAPSLGPATATAGSITAPACIHLAFPQNNQSQTVVQAKAVQNTVRSLAVPSASGSLPHATSAPVVTASHVTLVSSNLPVGQNSVNIQPSPSQPIIVSHRLPLNQPVGAGAISLNHSVGTLNRTVAPAVLPLNQPVRPGLFPINQPIGTINSPVAAGPLPIAQPVSPVNQPVAPGVLPVNRPVAPGVLSVNRSLGNVNRPIGPRVLPVAQTVASGVLQLNQPVASGVVPVRQPVRPGFLQLNQPVAPGVIPVNQPVRPAVSQNTAFLTAGPILRQLIPTGKQVNGIPTYTLAPVSVTLPVPPGGGVATVTPPQMPIQLMQSGTVAQLSQSPASAPSPPVVVTAQNVSLQASPPGPETSQAIKQAKQWKTCPVCNELFPSNVYQVHMEVAHKHGEIKMEENLEPDKLAACAPFLRWMTEKTVRCFSCKCFLCEEELMKHLLMHGLACLFCTLTFHDLKSLVEHNKITHNGKKKLHADYSNRGFQLDNDAQGDLVFPHFDFSTVLPKEDIGEKEVHLAVLAGVNSRTLVPVYIKVKPQTVEVNNRCNKKVLTCPFCFGTFVSKEAYEMHLKERHHIMPTVHTILKSPAFKCIHCCGVYTGNMTLTAIAVHLLRCRSAPKDSNSSVKMQLERTEKKELLFVNGEKHDSVMLKRKQSDTCFVAEDQRNKEQQPQTLSTGIALSPERELNSGVVPFKRQKTNTRTEMKKLYSSEDLRILAVDPKQYEHNSCEAQNQFLTDYFNRRPYPTKKEMELLSSLLYASKIDIASFFGKRRNICLKAIKKHKPSVLLGFSVSELKNIKHRLNLKDEPLNM; this is encoded by the coding sequence agaTACAGAACAAAGCCGTACTGCTGTAGCTTATGCAAGTTCTCTTCAAAATTGCTTACTTCATTCAAGAATCACTTGCATCGTTACCATGAAGATGAAATGGACCAAGAGTTGGTGGTTCCTTGCCCAAAATGTGCATTTGCTTCTGATCCCAAAATAGTGGGAAAACATATCCGGATGTTTCATTCATCTAATAAGAGAATACAGAACTATACAGTCAGCATTTTGGATGGCATGAAACAATTCAGGAGTGACATCATAAACTTTACGTGTCTAAAATGTCACTTTACAGACACATTGTATTACAATATGAAGAAACATGTGCTGATGAACCATTTTCAGAACTTAATAAGCACCTATTTTGGCCAGAGACCTGATGAAAGTGAAGAGAATTCTGTTGAGCACTACTGTAAAAAGTGCAATGCTTCTGCAAACAGCCAAGATTCTTTAATGTATCATGTCTTGACAGCTGAAACCCACAGAGACCTGGAGAACAAACTTCGGTCTGTGATTTCGGAACACATTAAGAAACCAGGACTTGTGAAACAAATGCATATTGCTCCGAAGCCTCCCCCAGCTATGGCTGTGGCTGCTCCTTCTTTAGGGCCGGCCACTGCCACAGCGGGTTCCATTACCGCTCCGGCTTGCATCCACCTTGCCTTTCCACAGAATAATCAAAGCCAGACCGTAGTGCAGGCAAAAGCAGTTCAAAACACAGTCAGATCACTGGCTGTTCCAAGTGCCTCTGGTAGCCTTCCACATGCAACTTCTGCTCCAGTTGTTACTGCGTCACATGTTACACTTGTATCTAGTAATCTTCCTGTAGGTCAGAATAGTGTTAATATTCAGCCGTCACCATCGCAGCCTATCATCGTTTCCCATAGACTCCCTCTTAACCAGCCTGTTGGGGCTGGGGCTATTTCTCTTAATCATTCTGTTGGGACCCTAAATAGAACGGTGGCCCCTGCAGTTCTTCCGCTTAATCAGCCTGTCAGGCCTGGGCTCTTTCCTATTAATCAGCCTATTGGTACTATAAATAGTCCAGTTGCAGCTGGACCTCTCCCTATTGCTCAGCCTGTTAGCCCTGTAAATCAACCAGTTGCACCAGGAGTCCTCCCTGTAAATCGACCAGTTGCACCAGGAGTTCTCTCTGTGAACCGATCGCTTGGGAATGTGAATAGACCCATTGGTCCCAGAGTCCTTCCTGTGGCCCAGACGGTTGCATCAGGGGTTCTCCAGCTTAATCAGCCTGTTGCATCTGGTGTTGTTCCTGTAAGACAGCCTGTCAGGCCTGGGTTTCTTCAGCTTAATCAGCCTGTTGCTCCAGGAGTTATCCCTGTAAATCAGCCAGTTAGACCTGCTGTTTCTCAGAACACAGCTTTTTTGACTGCAGGCCCTATACTTAGACAGTTGATTCCAACTGGTAAGCAGGTTAATGGGATACCTACGTACACGCTTGCTCCGGTTTCAGTTACTTTGCCTGTACCTCCCGGTGGTGGCGTAGCGACTGTTACACCACCGCAAATGCCCATCCAGCTGATGCAGTCTGGGACGGTAGCGCAATTATCTCAGTCACCAGCTAGTGCACCCTCTCCTCCAGTGGTTGTAACAGCTCAGAATGTATCTTTACAGGCTTCCCCACCTGGTCCGGAAACAAGTCAGGCTATCAAACAGGCCAAGCAGTGGAAGACTTGTCCTGTTTGCAATGAGCTTTTCCCATCAAATGTCTACCAGGTGCACATGGAGGTGGCTCACAAACATGGTGAAATCAAAATGGAGGAAAACTTGGAACCTGACAAACTTGCAGCTTGCGCACCCTTTTTAAGGTGGATGACAGAAAAGACTGTCCGGTGTTTCTCTTGTAAATGTTTTCTGTGTGAGGAAGAGCTTATGAAACATCTCTTGATGCATGGTTTAGCTTGCTTGTTTTGCACACTTACTTTCCATGACTTAAAAAGCCTTGTGGAGCACAATAAAATTACACAcaatgggaaaaagaaattacatgCAGATTACAGCAACAGAGGATTTCAACTAGATAATGATGCTCAGGGCGACCTTGTATTTCCACACTTTGATTTTAGCACAGTGTTACCAAAAGAAGACATTGGTGAGAAAGAAGTACATCTGGCAGTGCTTGCTGGAGTAAATTCAAGGACGCTTGTCCCTGTTTACATCAAAGTGAAACCTCAGACAGTGGAAGTGAACAATAGATGCAACAAAAAAGTGTTAACGTGTCCTTTTTGTTTTGGTACCTTTGTTAGTAAAGAAGCCTatgaaatgcatttgaaagagaGGCATCATATAATGCCAACTGTACATACAATTTTAAAGTCCCCTGCTTTCAAGTGCATCCACTGCTGTGGAGTGTACACTGGAAATATGACTCTGACAGCTATTGCTGTACATTTGCTCCGTTGTAGAAGTGCTCCCAAAGACAGCAACTCAAGTGTGAAGATGCAGCTTGAGCGCACCGAGAAGAAAGAGCTACTGTTTGTGAATGGTGAAAAGCACGATTCTGTgatgcttaaaagaaaacaatcgGATACCTGCTTTGTTGCAGAAGACCAAAGGAATAAAGAACAGCAGCCTCAAACCTTAAGTACTGGCATAGCTCTATCTCCAGAAAGAGAACTGAATTCAGGGGTAGTGCCTTTCAAACGACAAAAGACTAATACTAGGACTGAGATGAAGAAACTTTATTCTAGTGAGGATCTTCGCATTCTAGCAGTAGATCCTAAACAGTATGAACACAATTCGTGTGAGGCTCAAAACCAGTTTTTGACAGATTACTTTAACAGGAGGCCATATCCTACTAAAAAAGAGATGGAATTGCTATCTTCACTGCTGTATGCATCGAAAATTGATATTGCATCCTTCTttggaaaaaggaggaatatATGCTTAAAGGCgataaaaaaacacaaaccatcTGTGCTGCTGGGTTTCAGTGTGTCTGAACTAAAAAATATTAAGCACCGTTTGAATTTAAAAGATGAACCATTAAATATGTAA
- the ADNP2 gene encoding activity-dependent neuroprotector homeobox protein 2 isoform X3 produces the protein MDQELVVPCPKCAFASDPKIVGKHIRMFHSSNKRIQNYTVSILDGMKQFRSDIINFTCLKCHFTDTLYYNMKKHVLMNHFQNLISTYFGQRPDESEENSVEHYCKKCNASANSQDSLMYHVLTAETHRDLENKLRSVISEHIKKPGLVKQMHIAPKPPPAMAVAAPSLGPATATAGSITAPACIHLAFPQNNQSQTVVQAKAVQNTVRSLAVPSASGSLPHATSAPVVTASHVTLVSSNLPVGQNSVNIQPSPSQPIIVSHRLPLNQPVGAGAISLNHSVGTLNRTVAPAVLPLNQPVRPGLFPINQPIGTINSPVAAGPLPIAQPVSPVNQPVAPGVLPVNRPVAPGVLSVNRSLGNVNRPIGPRVLPVAQTVASGVLQLNQPVASGVVPVRQPVRPGFLQLNQPVAPGVIPVNQPVRPAVSQNTAFLTAGPILRQLIPTGKQVNGIPTYTLAPVSVTLPVPPGGGVATVTPPQMPIQLMQSGTVAQLSQSPASAPSPPVVVTAQNVSLQASPPGPETSQAIKQAKQWKTCPVCNELFPSNVYQVHMEVAHKHGEIKMEENLEPDKLAACAPFLRWMTEKTVRCFSCKCFLCEEELMKHLLMHGLACLFCTLTFHDLKSLVEHNKITHNGKKKLHADYSNRGFQLDNDAQGDLVFPHFDFSTVLPKEDIGEKEVHLAVLAGVNSRTLVPVYIKVKPQTVEVNNRCNKKVLTCPFCFGTFVSKEAYEMHLKERHHIMPTVHTILKSPAFKCIHCCGVYTGNMTLTAIAVHLLRCRSAPKDSNSSVKMQLERTEKKELLFVNGEKHDSVMLKRKQSDTCFVAEDQRNKEQQPQTLSTGIALSPERELNSGVVPFKRQKTNTRTEMKKLYSSEDLRILAVDPKQYEHNSCEAQNQFLTDYFNRRPYPTKKEMELLSSLLYASKIDIASFFGKRRNICLKAIKKHKPSVLLGFSVSELKNIKHRLNLKDEPLNM, from the coding sequence ATGGACCAAGAGTTGGTGGTTCCTTGCCCAAAATGTGCATTTGCTTCTGATCCCAAAATAGTGGGAAAACATATCCGGATGTTTCATTCATCTAATAAGAGAATACAGAACTATACAGTCAGCATTTTGGATGGCATGAAACAATTCAGGAGTGACATCATAAACTTTACGTGTCTAAAATGTCACTTTACAGACACATTGTATTACAATATGAAGAAACATGTGCTGATGAACCATTTTCAGAACTTAATAAGCACCTATTTTGGCCAGAGACCTGATGAAAGTGAAGAGAATTCTGTTGAGCACTACTGTAAAAAGTGCAATGCTTCTGCAAACAGCCAAGATTCTTTAATGTATCATGTCTTGACAGCTGAAACCCACAGAGACCTGGAGAACAAACTTCGGTCTGTGATTTCGGAACACATTAAGAAACCAGGACTTGTGAAACAAATGCATATTGCTCCGAAGCCTCCCCCAGCTATGGCTGTGGCTGCTCCTTCTTTAGGGCCGGCCACTGCCACAGCGGGTTCCATTACCGCTCCGGCTTGCATCCACCTTGCCTTTCCACAGAATAATCAAAGCCAGACCGTAGTGCAGGCAAAAGCAGTTCAAAACACAGTCAGATCACTGGCTGTTCCAAGTGCCTCTGGTAGCCTTCCACATGCAACTTCTGCTCCAGTTGTTACTGCGTCACATGTTACACTTGTATCTAGTAATCTTCCTGTAGGTCAGAATAGTGTTAATATTCAGCCGTCACCATCGCAGCCTATCATCGTTTCCCATAGACTCCCTCTTAACCAGCCTGTTGGGGCTGGGGCTATTTCTCTTAATCATTCTGTTGGGACCCTAAATAGAACGGTGGCCCCTGCAGTTCTTCCGCTTAATCAGCCTGTCAGGCCTGGGCTCTTTCCTATTAATCAGCCTATTGGTACTATAAATAGTCCAGTTGCAGCTGGACCTCTCCCTATTGCTCAGCCTGTTAGCCCTGTAAATCAACCAGTTGCACCAGGAGTCCTCCCTGTAAATCGACCAGTTGCACCAGGAGTTCTCTCTGTGAACCGATCGCTTGGGAATGTGAATAGACCCATTGGTCCCAGAGTCCTTCCTGTGGCCCAGACGGTTGCATCAGGGGTTCTCCAGCTTAATCAGCCTGTTGCATCTGGTGTTGTTCCTGTAAGACAGCCTGTCAGGCCTGGGTTTCTTCAGCTTAATCAGCCTGTTGCTCCAGGAGTTATCCCTGTAAATCAGCCAGTTAGACCTGCTGTTTCTCAGAACACAGCTTTTTTGACTGCAGGCCCTATACTTAGACAGTTGATTCCAACTGGTAAGCAGGTTAATGGGATACCTACGTACACGCTTGCTCCGGTTTCAGTTACTTTGCCTGTACCTCCCGGTGGTGGCGTAGCGACTGTTACACCACCGCAAATGCCCATCCAGCTGATGCAGTCTGGGACGGTAGCGCAATTATCTCAGTCACCAGCTAGTGCACCCTCTCCTCCAGTGGTTGTAACAGCTCAGAATGTATCTTTACAGGCTTCCCCACCTGGTCCGGAAACAAGTCAGGCTATCAAACAGGCCAAGCAGTGGAAGACTTGTCCTGTTTGCAATGAGCTTTTCCCATCAAATGTCTACCAGGTGCACATGGAGGTGGCTCACAAACATGGTGAAATCAAAATGGAGGAAAACTTGGAACCTGACAAACTTGCAGCTTGCGCACCCTTTTTAAGGTGGATGACAGAAAAGACTGTCCGGTGTTTCTCTTGTAAATGTTTTCTGTGTGAGGAAGAGCTTATGAAACATCTCTTGATGCATGGTTTAGCTTGCTTGTTTTGCACACTTACTTTCCATGACTTAAAAAGCCTTGTGGAGCACAATAAAATTACACAcaatgggaaaaagaaattacatgCAGATTACAGCAACAGAGGATTTCAACTAGATAATGATGCTCAGGGCGACCTTGTATTTCCACACTTTGATTTTAGCACAGTGTTACCAAAAGAAGACATTGGTGAGAAAGAAGTACATCTGGCAGTGCTTGCTGGAGTAAATTCAAGGACGCTTGTCCCTGTTTACATCAAAGTGAAACCTCAGACAGTGGAAGTGAACAATAGATGCAACAAAAAAGTGTTAACGTGTCCTTTTTGTTTTGGTACCTTTGTTAGTAAAGAAGCCTatgaaatgcatttgaaagagaGGCATCATATAATGCCAACTGTACATACAATTTTAAAGTCCCCTGCTTTCAAGTGCATCCACTGCTGTGGAGTGTACACTGGAAATATGACTCTGACAGCTATTGCTGTACATTTGCTCCGTTGTAGAAGTGCTCCCAAAGACAGCAACTCAAGTGTGAAGATGCAGCTTGAGCGCACCGAGAAGAAAGAGCTACTGTTTGTGAATGGTGAAAAGCACGATTCTGTgatgcttaaaagaaaacaatcgGATACCTGCTTTGTTGCAGAAGACCAAAGGAATAAAGAACAGCAGCCTCAAACCTTAAGTACTGGCATAGCTCTATCTCCAGAAAGAGAACTGAATTCAGGGGTAGTGCCTTTCAAACGACAAAAGACTAATACTAGGACTGAGATGAAGAAACTTTATTCTAGTGAGGATCTTCGCATTCTAGCAGTAGATCCTAAACAGTATGAACACAATTCGTGTGAGGCTCAAAACCAGTTTTTGACAGATTACTTTAACAGGAGGCCATATCCTACTAAAAAAGAGATGGAATTGCTATCTTCACTGCTGTATGCATCGAAAATTGATATTGCATCCTTCTttggaaaaaggaggaatatATGCTTAAAGGCgataaaaaaacacaaaccatcTGTGCTGCTGGGTTTCAGTGTGTCTGAACTAAAAAATATTAAGCACCGTTTGAATTTAAAAGATGAACCATTAAATATGTAA
- the BLOC1S4 gene encoding biogenesis of lysosome-related organelles complex 1 subunit 4: protein MAAAGGDSGNVSQSHSNASGLGEQEDEDGDTSEASLSATAAAYSAYLLPDRAVFCAQIESLEKSLEDLLTRVDEFVGMLDMIRSDSSQVVNESIPQIYTKATEMRRIYRKIDKLEAFVKMIGNCVTGMEERVIKAETDLGTFPSTFKKIWHTISVPSFLNKSSSSRQQQTLYEPPTLFKTEDYFPCLNEAPYS from the exons atggcggcggcgggcggcgacaGCGGCAACGTCTCCCAGAGCCACAGCAACGCCTCGGGGCTCGGGGAGCAGGAGGACGAGGACGGGGACACCTCGGAGGCGTCGCTcagcgccaccgccgccgcctatTCCGCCTACCTGCTGCCGGACCGGGCCGTCTTCTGCGCgcag aTAGAAAGTTTGGAGAAGAGTCTGGAAGACTTGCTGACCAGAGTAGATGAATTTGTGGGAATGTTAGACATG ATTCGAAGTGATTCCTCTCAAGTTGTCAATGAAAGTATACCTCAAATTTACACAAAAGCTACAGAAATGAGACGCATATACAGGAAGATTGACAAACTAGAG GCTTTTGTGAAGATGATTGGGAATTGTGTCACTGGAATGGAAGAACGGGTCATAAAGGCAGAAACAGACCTTGGAACTTTTCCAAGCACATTCAAGAAAATCTGGCACACAATCAGTGTACCATCCTTCCTTAAT AAATCGTCTTCCTCGCGACAGCAGCAAACCCTCTATGAACCTCCAACCCTTTTCAAGACTGAAGACTATTTTCCCTGTCTAAATGAAGCACCTTATTCatga